The proteins below are encoded in one region of Pseudonocardia sp. DSM 110487:
- the nrfD gene encoding NrfD/PsrC family molybdoenzyme membrane anchor subunit has protein sequence MTRSYYGKPVLNRPTWKNPDVPAYLFCGGTAGASAVIAELAAATGRPALTRVARLGAAGGALAGAGLLVHDLGRPARFLNMLRMFKVTSPLSVGSWILAPFSGLTALAAASELSGVAPRLGRAAGVGAAALGGPMTTYTAVLISNTAVPAWHEAHRDLPIVFASSAVAAGGALGLAGVGADENGPVARLAVIGAAAELAASEVMERRLGQLGARYTTGRAGRWRQAARVLTAAGAVGALVGRRRRPIAVVSGLAVLAGSLATRFAVFHAGLASAADPADTVVPQRHRLDDRERAEVEA, from the coding sequence ATGACCCGGTCCTACTACGGCAAGCCCGTACTCAACCGGCCCACCTGGAAGAACCCGGATGTGCCCGCCTACCTCTTCTGCGGGGGAACGGCCGGGGCGTCCGCCGTGATCGCCGAACTCGCCGCGGCCACGGGGCGTCCGGCCTTGACGCGGGTCGCGCGGCTCGGCGCGGCGGGCGGAGCACTGGCCGGGGCCGGGCTGCTGGTCCACGACCTCGGCCGGCCCGCCCGGTTCCTCAACATGCTCCGGATGTTCAAGGTCACCTCGCCGCTGTCGGTGGGCTCGTGGATCCTGGCGCCCTTCTCGGGGCTGACCGCGCTCGCCGCCGCGTCGGAGCTGAGCGGTGTCGCCCCCCGGCTGGGTCGCGCCGCGGGTGTGGGCGCCGCCGCGCTGGGCGGGCCGATGACCACCTACACGGCCGTGCTGATCAGCAACACCGCGGTGCCCGCATGGCACGAGGCGCACCGCGACCTGCCGATCGTGTTCGCATCGAGCGCCGTCGCCGCGGGCGGCGCGCTCGGGCTGGCCGGGGTGGGAGCCGACGAGAACGGGCCGGTCGCGCGGCTGGCGGTGATCGGTGCAGCCGCCGAGCTGGCGGCCAGCGAGGTGATGGAGCGCAGGCTGGGCCAGCTCGGCGCCAGGTACACGACCGGCCGCGCCGGTCGCTGGAGGCAGGCGGCCCGCGTTCTCACCGCCGCCGGCGCTGTCGGCGCCCTGGTCGGGCGGCGCCGTCGTCCGATTGCCGTGGTGTCCGGGCTCGCAGTTCTCGCCGGTTCGCTCGCCACCCGGTTCGCGGTGTTCCACGCCGGTCTGGCCTCTGCTGCCGACCCCGCCGACACCGTCGTTCCGCAGCGCCACCGGCTCGACGACCGGGAGCGGGCCGAGGTCGAGGCCTGA
- the fdh gene encoding formate dehydrogenase: MSARTFIDLWPVVRQLAGRDRLGRGAAAKSARSRSLTARTETADRMVKSVCPYCAVGCGQQVYVEGDRVTQIEGDPDSPISRGRLCPKGSASHQLVTAPTRQTKVRYRRPGGTEWEDLDLDAAMDMIADRVIETRRRTWEDRDEKGRVLNRTLGFASLGGATLDNEENYLMKKLYTALGAVEIENQARIUHSSTVPGLGTSFGRGGATTFQQDLQNADCILIQGSNMAECHPVGFQWVMEAKARGATILHVDPRFSRTSALADVHVPLRAGTDIAFLGGLIHYVLEHDRWFRDYVVHYTNAPMILREDFRDTEDLDGLFSGFDAEGRHYDQSTWQYEGAEVAAAAGLRDQWATMQRDAPGGDAHGERMRDSSSTETAGSGGGTFHGMPHRDDTLQHPRCVFQLLKRHFARYTPATVADICGISEREFLRIAEIVTRNSGPDRTTAIAYAVGWTHHTVGVQYIRTASILQLLLGNIGRPGGGILALRGHASIQGSTDIPTLFNILPGYLPMPHAHEHLDLREYISSGAGSTGFWGNLDTYIVSLLKAWWGEAATAENDFCFGYLPRLTSGHSNYDTVVKQADGGAEGYFLVGENPAVGTANSRMNRIGLANLKWLVVRDLYMVESATFWKDGPEIESGELTTEDIGTEVFFLPAAAHVEKDGTFTNTQRLLQWHHKAVEPRGDQRSELWFYYHLGRRIREKLAAEDRGTPAPGEAERDRAVLDLTWDYPTIGPHAEPDAEAVLAEINGWDGDGAPLSAFTALKADGSTRCGCWIYCGAFADGVNQTARRRPGGEQNWVAPEWGWAWPANRRLLYNRASADPDGRPWSERKAYVWWDADQEKWVGHDVPDFEATKRPDYQPPEGAERQDALAGTDPFIMQADGRGWLYVPAGLADGPLPAHYEPAESPVGNPLYGQQANPARRVFPHRLNRYAPSDGTPGADVFPYVFTTYRLTEHHTAGGMSRWLPYLSELQPEMFCEVSPALAAERGLEHMGWATIVSARAAIEARVLVTERMRPLRVGGRTIHQIGLPYHWGPNGISTGDAANELLPIILDPNVHIQPTKADTCDIRPGRRPRGPARLALVETYQRRAGITERTGMAATTTDATTRDATTDGGRRG; this comes from the coding sequence GTGAGTGCGCGGACCTTCATCGATCTGTGGCCCGTCGTCCGTCAGCTCGCCGGGCGTGATCGGCTGGGCCGGGGCGCGGCCGCGAAATCCGCCCGGAGCCGGAGCCTGACCGCCCGTACCGAGACGGCCGACCGGATGGTGAAATCGGTCTGCCCGTACTGCGCCGTCGGCTGTGGCCAGCAGGTCTACGTCGAAGGCGATCGGGTCACGCAGATCGAGGGCGACCCCGACTCCCCGATCTCCCGGGGCCGCCTGTGCCCGAAGGGGTCTGCCAGCCATCAGCTGGTCACCGCGCCGACCCGGCAGACGAAGGTCCGCTACCGCAGGCCGGGCGGCACGGAGTGGGAGGACCTCGACCTCGACGCGGCCATGGACATGATCGCCGACCGGGTGATCGAGACGCGGCGGCGGACGTGGGAGGACAGGGACGAGAAGGGCCGGGTCCTGAACCGGACGCTGGGCTTCGCCAGCCTCGGCGGCGCGACACTGGACAACGAAGAGAACTACCTGATGAAGAAGCTCTACACCGCCCTCGGCGCTGTGGAGATCGAGAACCAGGCCCGTATTTGACACTCCTCCACCGTCCCCGGTCTGGGGACCAGCTTCGGCCGCGGTGGCGCCACCACGTTCCAGCAGGACCTGCAGAACGCCGACTGCATCCTGATCCAGGGCTCGAACATGGCCGAGTGCCACCCGGTGGGGTTCCAGTGGGTGATGGAGGCGAAGGCGCGCGGCGCGACCATCCTGCACGTCGACCCCCGGTTCAGCCGGACGAGCGCCCTCGCGGACGTCCATGTCCCGCTGCGCGCCGGCACCGACATCGCGTTCCTCGGCGGGCTGATCCACTACGTGCTGGAGCACGACAGGTGGTTCCGCGACTACGTCGTCCACTACACGAACGCGCCCATGATCCTGCGGGAGGACTTCCGCGACACCGAGGACCTCGACGGGCTGTTCTCGGGCTTCGACGCCGAGGGACGCCACTACGACCAGTCGACGTGGCAGTACGAGGGCGCTGAGGTCGCGGCGGCAGCCGGGCTGCGCGACCAGTGGGCGACAATGCAGCGCGACGCCCCCGGCGGTGACGCGCACGGGGAGCGGATGAGGGATTCGTCGTCGACCGAGACGGCAGGCTCCGGTGGTGGGACGTTCCACGGCATGCCGCATCGGGACGACACCCTGCAGCACCCGCGCTGCGTGTTCCAGCTGCTCAAGCGGCATTTCGCCCGGTACACACCGGCGACGGTCGCCGACATCTGCGGCATCTCGGAGCGGGAGTTCCTCCGCATCGCGGAGATCGTCACCCGCAACTCGGGGCCCGACCGGACCACGGCGATCGCCTATGCCGTCGGCTGGACCCACCACACCGTCGGCGTGCAGTACATCCGGACGGCCTCGATCCTGCAGCTGCTGCTGGGCAACATCGGCCGTCCCGGTGGAGGGATCCTCGCGCTGCGTGGGCACGCGTCGATCCAGGGGTCGACCGACATCCCGACGCTGTTCAACATCCTGCCGGGGTACCTGCCGATGCCCCACGCCCACGAGCACCTGGACCTGCGGGAGTACATCTCGTCGGGCGCCGGGAGCACGGGGTTCTGGGGGAACCTGGACACCTACATCGTCAGCTTGTTGAAGGCGTGGTGGGGCGAGGCGGCGACCGCGGAGAACGACTTCTGTTTCGGCTATCTGCCCCGGCTGACCAGCGGGCACTCCAACTACGACACCGTGGTCAAGCAGGCCGACGGCGGAGCAGAGGGCTACTTCCTGGTGGGGGAGAACCCCGCGGTGGGCACGGCGAACTCGCGGATGAACCGGATCGGGCTGGCCAACCTGAAGTGGCTCGTGGTGCGCGACCTGTACATGGTCGAGAGCGCGACGTTCTGGAAGGACGGTCCGGAGATCGAGTCGGGCGAGCTCACGACGGAGGACATCGGCACCGAGGTGTTCTTCCTGCCCGCCGCCGCGCACGTGGAGAAGGACGGCACGTTCACCAACACCCAGCGGCTGCTGCAGTGGCACCACAAGGCCGTCGAGCCGCGGGGCGACCAGCGCAGCGAGCTGTGGTTCTACTACCACCTCGGCCGGAGGATCCGGGAGAAGCTCGCGGCCGAAGACCGCGGGACACCCGCACCCGGGGAAGCCGAGCGGGACCGGGCCGTCCTCGACCTGACGTGGGACTACCCGACGATCGGCCCTCACGCTGAGCCGGACGCCGAGGCGGTGCTCGCCGAGATCAACGGCTGGGACGGTGACGGCGCGCCGCTGTCGGCCTTCACCGCGCTGAAGGCCGACGGCTCCACCCGCTGCGGCTGCTGGATCTACTGCGGCGCGTTCGCCGACGGGGTCAACCAGACCGCACGCCGCAGACCCGGCGGGGAGCAGAACTGGGTGGCGCCGGAGTGGGGCTGGGCGTGGCCCGCCAACCGCCGCCTGCTCTACAACCGTGCGTCCGCCGACCCGGACGGGAGACCGTGGAGCGAGCGCAAGGCCTACGTCTGGTGGGACGCCGACCAGGAGAAGTGGGTGGGCCACGACGTCCCCGACTTCGAGGCCACCAAACGTCCCGACTACCAGCCACCCGAGGGTGCCGAGCGGCAGGACGCGCTCGCCGGCACCGACCCGTTCATCATGCAGGCCGACGGCCGCGGCTGGCTCTACGTGCCGGCAGGGCTCGCCGACGGCCCGCTGCCCGCCCACTACGAGCCCGCAGAGTCGCCGGTCGGGAACCCGCTCTACGGACAGCAGGCGAACCCGGCCCGGCGGGTGTTCCCGCACCGGCTCAACCGGTACGCCCCGAGCGACGGCACCCCGGGAGCGGACGTCTTCCCGTACGTGTTCACCACCTACCGGCTCACCGAGCACCACACCGCGGGCGGGATGAGCCGGTGGCTGCCGTACCTGTCCGAGCTGCAGCCGGAGATGTTCTGTGAGGTCTCCCCGGCGCTCGCGGCCGAGCGGGGCCTCGAGCACATGGGCTGGGCGACGATCGTGAGCGCGCGCGCGGCGATCGAGGCGCGGGTGCTCGTCACCGAGCGAATGCGGCCTCTCCGGGTGGGTGGGCGCACGATCCACCAGATCGGCCTGCCCTACCACTGGGGACCGAACGGGATCTCGACCGGCGACGCGGCGAACGAGCTGCTGCCGATCATCCTCGACCCGAACGTGCACATCCAGCCCACGAAGGCGGACACCTGCGACATCCGCCCCGGACGGCGTCCGCGCGGCCCTGCGCGCCTCGCGTTGGTCGAGACCTACCAGCGGCGGGCCGGCATCACCGAGCGCACCGGGATGGCTGCGACCACAACGGACGCGACCACAAGAGACGCGACGACGGACGGAGGGCGACGTGGGTGA
- a CDS encoding HNH endonuclease signature motif containing protein, translated as MPGVAELIDQAVDLPPGPRLATLLADLPWNQVPNARLVEVLQARSRQLAHDQACLFAGMAEIARATPVTGLPDAAVSRTDEDFEWASHEIAAALTWTPTTADRELGFALTLRGLPPVYAALEQGLIDRGKAKVFCDHLDPARRELTPAQIRRLCEHFVPLAPRWTARQLSRRLLAAIQAIDPDYHRRRYRRGLRERGVVLFLNGDGTATLSGEGLPPDEAAAAAARLDRLAEAAKRAGHPGRLGQITADLYLGMLDGAFHGLTEAQILDRLLTSRRPDDRDDTDAGIGDTSDPERGSEAADAKAGAGWEPTGAASSGAEPGRAESGGRNRADESPTGEGPTGEGSTGDEPASPTVAGATAAGATGSGPSPTAARPAGTGEDRWRGERIGIRQGIELRVGLATMLGCDQRPAEIPGLGPIDAQTARTVATRQRRGARWHFAILDTHGYLLLAGPLRRRPRDKPPGQGPPDRVRGGVVELHLTLAELRRFAADPDLTRDWTGVIAEIADRWADRHRMWRELGKDPRARFARGALADHVRIRDRSCVGPGCDRPARRSQLDHTIDHAHGGHTVQANIGPGCWRHHPDKDRGWTLTQPEPGHFVWISPLGRTYRTRGEPIRPDLPDPDPPRDGTDQRQDPDTEPGNPHQLRILWREGRNPAPPPPPEPDTEEDPPF; from the coding sequence ATGCCGGGAGTGGCGGAGCTGATCGACCAGGCGGTGGACCTACCGCCCGGTCCCCGGCTGGCCACCCTGCTCGCCGACCTGCCGTGGAATCAGGTGCCGAACGCGCGGCTGGTCGAGGTCCTGCAGGCCCGGTCTCGGCAGCTGGCCCACGACCAGGCGTGCCTGTTCGCCGGCATGGCCGAGATCGCCCGCGCCACCCCGGTCACCGGACTGCCCGACGCGGCGGTCTCCCGGACCGACGAGGACTTCGAGTGGGCCTCCCACGAGATCGCCGCCGCGCTGACCTGGACCCCCACCACCGCCGACCGCGAACTGGGCTTCGCCCTGACATTGCGGGGCCTGCCGCCGGTGTACGCCGCCCTGGAACAGGGCCTGATCGACCGGGGCAAGGCGAAGGTGTTCTGCGATCACCTGGACCCGGCCCGCAGGGAACTCACCCCGGCCCAGATCCGGCGGCTGTGCGAACACTTCGTGCCGCTGGCCCCCCGGTGGACCGCCCGCCAGCTGTCCCGGCGGTTGTTGGCCGCGATCCAGGCCATCGACCCCGACTACCACCGCCGCCGCTACCGGCGCGGGCTGCGTGAACGCGGGGTGGTGCTGTTCCTGAACGGGGACGGCACCGCCACCCTGTCCGGGGAAGGCCTCCCGCCGGACGAGGCGGCGGCCGCGGCCGCCCGCCTGGATCGGCTGGCCGAGGCGGCGAAACGGGCCGGACACCCCGGGCGGCTGGGCCAGATCACCGCCGATCTGTACCTGGGCATGCTGGACGGGGCGTTCCACGGGCTCACCGAGGCGCAGATCCTCGACCGGCTGCTCACCAGCCGCCGGCCCGACGACCGCGACGACACCGATGCCGGCATCGGGGACACCAGCGACCCGGAACGCGGCAGCGAGGCTGCCGACGCCAAGGCCGGCGCGGGGTGGGAGCCGACCGGCGCAGCGTCGAGCGGCGCAGAGCCGGGCCGCGCAGAGTCGGGCGGTCGGAACCGGGCCGATGAGAGCCCGACCGGCGAGGGCCCGACCGGCGAAGGGTCCACCGGCGACGAGCCGGCCAGCCCGACAGTGGCAGGCGCGACAGCGGCAGGCGCGACAGGGTCCGGCCCGTCCCCGACCGCGGCGAGACCAGCCGGCACCGGTGAGGACCGCTGGCGCGGCGAGCGGATCGGCATCCGCCAAGGAATTGAACTGCGGGTCGGACTGGCCACAATGCTGGGCTGCGACCAGCGCCCCGCCGAGATCCCCGGCCTGGGCCCGATCGACGCCCAGACCGCCCGCACCGTGGCCACCCGGCAACGCCGCGGCGCGCGGTGGCACTTCGCCATCCTCGACACCCACGGCTACCTACTACTGGCCGGACCACTACGCCGCAGGCCCCGCGACAAGCCGCCCGGTCAAGGCCCGCCGGACCGGGTACGCGGCGGGGTGGTCGAGCTGCACCTCACCCTGGCCGAGCTGCGCCGCTTCGCCGCCGACCCCGACCTCACCAGGGACTGGACCGGAGTGATCGCCGAGATCGCCGACCGGTGGGCCGACCGCCACCGCATGTGGCGCGAACTCGGCAAGGATCCGCGGGCCCGGTTCGCCCGCGGCGCCCTGGCCGACCACGTCCGGATCCGCGACCGCAGCTGCGTCGGACCCGGCTGCGACCGCCCGGCACGGCGCTCCCAACTCGACCACACCATCGACCACGCCCACGGCGGGCACACCGTGCAGGCCAACATCGGACCCGGCTGCTGGCGCCACCACCCCGACAAAGACCGCGGCTGGACACTCACCCAGCCCGAACCGGGACACTTCGTGTGGATCTCCCCACTCGGCCGCACCTACCGCACCCGCGGCGAACCGATCCGGCCCGACCTACCCGACCCGGACCCACCACGGGACGGGACCGACCAACGCCAGGACCCCGATACCGAGCCGGGAAACCCACACCAGCTGCGCATCCTGTGGCGCGAAGGCCGCAACCCAGCCCCACCACCCCCACCGGAACCCGACACCGAGGAGGACCCGCCGTTCTAG
- the selD gene encoding selenide, water dikinase SelD, with amino-acid sequence MTRQADPVRLTRFSHGAGCGCKIGPGRLAEILATVTPTTHPDLLVGTESGDDAAVWRLDADRALVATTDFFTPVVDDPRTWGRIAATNAVSDVYAMGGRPLFALNIVAWPSEVLPAEMLGEVLAGGADVGRECGFAVVGGHSIDDPEPKYGLAVVGEVHPDRILTNTGLRPGDALVLTKPLGIGIATTAVKAGTAPDALLDAAVATMCMPNDAAAAAALAAGAAGCTDVTGFGLLGHLRKMAAASGVDAVVEMGAVPLLPGAREQAEAGFVPGGTRRNREWVAEVLDVAPGIGETDVMLLADAQTSGGLLFGAEPEKAAAAVAELREQGVEAAVIGRVAPGRGRILVQP; translated from the coding sequence GTGACGCGGCAGGCGGACCCCGTCCGGCTCACCCGGTTCAGCCACGGGGCCGGCTGCGGATGCAAGATCGGACCCGGTCGGCTCGCGGAGATCCTCGCGACCGTCACCCCCACCACCCATCCGGACCTCCTCGTCGGCACGGAGTCAGGAGACGACGCGGCGGTCTGGCGGCTCGACGCCGACCGTGCGCTCGTCGCCACCACGGACTTCTTCACCCCGGTCGTCGACGATCCGCGCACGTGGGGCCGCATCGCCGCGACCAACGCCGTCTCCGACGTCTACGCCATGGGCGGGCGCCCGCTGTTCGCGCTGAACATCGTGGCCTGGCCGTCCGAGGTGCTGCCGGCCGAGATGCTCGGCGAGGTACTCGCTGGTGGGGCGGACGTCGGCCGCGAGTGCGGGTTCGCCGTGGTCGGTGGCCACTCGATCGACGACCCGGAGCCGAAGTACGGGCTCGCGGTCGTCGGCGAGGTGCATCCGGACCGGATCCTCACCAACACCGGCCTGCGCCCTGGCGACGCGCTCGTGCTCACCAAGCCGCTGGGCATCGGGATCGCGACCACGGCGGTCAAGGCCGGTACCGCGCCCGACGCGCTGCTCGACGCCGCCGTCGCCACGATGTGCATGCCGAACGACGCCGCCGCGGCGGCCGCGCTCGCCGCGGGCGCGGCTGGGTGCACGGACGTCACCGGGTTCGGGCTGCTCGGCCACCTGCGCAAGATGGCTGCGGCGTCCGGGGTGGACGCGGTCGTCGAGATGGGCGCCGTGCCGCTGCTGCCGGGGGCTCGCGAGCAGGCCGAGGCCGGGTTCGTGCCGGGTGGCACCCGGCGCAACCGGGAGTGGGTGGCGGAGGTGCTCGACGTCGCGCCCGGCATCGGCGAGACCGACGTCATGCTGCTCGCCGACGCCCAGACCTCCGGCGGGTTGCTCTTCGGCGCCGAGCCCGAGAAGGCCGCGGCGGCGGTGGCCGAGCTGCGCGAGCAGGGGGTCGAGGCGGCGGTGATCGGGCGTGTGGCTCCGGGCCGAGGACGGATTCTGGTTCAGCCCTGA
- a CDS encoding SDR family NAD(P)-dependent oxidoreductase has protein sequence MSWTEREIPDQRGRVAIVTGANTGLGFETARALADHGATVVLAVRDVEKGKQAAARMIGDVSVQELDLTSLESIRAAAADLHGTHPGIDLLINNAGVMYPPRQTTRDGFELQFGTNHLGHFAFTGLVLDLLLPVPDSRVVTVSSVAHNIRAAIHFDDLQWARSYSRVAAYGQSKLANLMFTYELQRRLMPHGTTIAAAAHPGLADTDLVRNSPAALRVIGPVIAPLMSQKPDMGALPTLRAATDPAVLGGQYYGPDGRGGHRGHPQVVASSPASYDVTAQQRLWAVSENLTGVNFPV, from the coding sequence ATGAGCTGGACTGAGCGCGAAATCCCCGACCAGAGGGGCCGCGTGGCGATCGTGACCGGCGCCAACACCGGCCTGGGCTTCGAGACCGCACGAGCACTGGCGGACCACGGGGCGACGGTGGTACTGGCCGTGCGGGACGTCGAGAAGGGCAAGCAGGCGGCCGCCCGCATGATCGGCGACGTCAGCGTGCAGGAGCTGGACCTGACGTCGCTGGAGTCGATCCGCGCCGCCGCGGCCGACCTGCACGGGACGCACCCGGGGATCGACTTGTTGATCAACAACGCCGGGGTGATGTACCCGCCCCGGCAGACGACGCGGGACGGGTTCGAGCTGCAGTTCGGCACCAACCACCTCGGCCACTTCGCGTTCACCGGCCTGGTGCTGGACCTGCTGCTGCCCGTTCCGGACTCGCGAGTGGTGACGGTCAGCAGCGTCGCCCACAACATCCGGGCTGCGATCCACTTCGACGATCTGCAGTGGGCGCGGTCCTACAGCCGGGTCGCGGCCTACGGGCAGTCGAAGCTGGCGAACCTGATGTTCACCTACGAGTTGCAGCGCCGGCTCATGCCGCACGGCACCACGATCGCCGCGGCCGCCCACCCGGGTCTGGCCGACACCGATCTCGTGCGCAACTCCCCCGCAGCCCTGCGGGTGATCGGTCCCGTGATCGCGCCCCTGATGAGCCAGAAGCCGGACATGGGGGCACTACCGACACTGCGGGCGGCCACCGACCCCGCCGTCCTCGGCGGCCAGTACTACGGCCCGGACGGGAGGGGCGGACACCGAGGCCACCCACAGGTCGTCGCGTCCAGCCCGGCGTCCTACGACGTGACCGCCCAGCAACGCCTGTGGGCCGTCTCCGAGAACCTCACCGGCGTGAACTTCCCCGTCTAG
- a CDS encoding TetR/AcrR family transcriptional regulator, which yields MTFQRARSEEQREIRRRTILDTAAAMLDEMPVADVTLNELSRRVGLAKSNVLRYFESREAVLFELLERALARWLAEVSDELAAGVEPRLSARERGDQVAAVLSASLARQTVLCDLINAQTGVLEHNVSVEAVVRHKRSAVAAIATMSDLIRRHVPELGDGARTVSLMTLILAGALSTYCEPSAGALAAYEVDPTLVELRLDLRATLESAVATLIAGTLARL from the coding sequence ATGACGTTCCAGCGAGCGCGCAGTGAGGAGCAGCGCGAGATCCGGCGCCGGACGATCCTGGATACGGCGGCGGCGATGCTCGACGAGATGCCGGTGGCGGACGTGACCCTCAACGAGCTGAGCCGGCGGGTCGGCCTGGCCAAGTCGAACGTGCTGCGCTACTTCGAGTCCCGTGAAGCGGTGTTGTTCGAACTGCTGGAGCGCGCCCTGGCGAGGTGGCTGGCGGAGGTGTCGGACGAGCTGGCCGCGGGTGTCGAGCCGCGCCTGTCAGCACGGGAGCGCGGCGACCAGGTGGCCGCGGTGCTCAGCGCGTCGCTCGCACGCCAGACGGTGTTGTGCGATCTCATCAACGCACAGACCGGTGTGCTGGAACACAACGTGTCCGTCGAGGCTGTCGTGCGGCACAAGCGGTCCGCCGTCGCCGCCATCGCGACCATGAGCGACCTCATCCGCCGGCACGTGCCGGAACTCGGCGACGGCGCCCGGACGGTGTCCCTGATGACGTTGATCCTGGCCGGTGCCCTGTCGACCTACTGCGAACCCTCCGCCGGCGCGCTCGCCGCCTACGAGGTCGACCCCACCTTGGTCGAACTCCGCCTGGACCTGCGCGCCACCCTGGAGAGTGCCGTCGCCACGCTGATCGCGGGCACACTGGCGCGGTTGTAG
- a CDS encoding 4Fe-4S dicluster domain-containing protein codes for MGEYTLDQRLAAPLADPAAEAGYDAEHPQRVGFFTDTSVCIGCKACEVACKEWNLVPEDGLDLTGMSYDNSAGLGASTWRHVAFVEQTRPRSDAVDLGMPSVPQGALETDREMQWLMASDVCKHCTHAACLDVCPTGSLFRTEFGTVVVQEDICNGCGYCVPACPYGVIDIRPGDGRAWKCTLCYDRLGAGMEPACAKACPTDSIQFGPLDELRERAAERVDVLHKAGVAEARLYGHDPADGVGGDGAFFLLLDEPEVYGLPPDPVVTTRDLPAMWKRAALAAAGAVAAIVAAFAGVRR; via the coding sequence GTGGGTGAATACACCCTCGACCAGCGGCTGGCCGCCCCGCTGGCCGATCCGGCCGCCGAGGCCGGGTACGACGCCGAGCACCCACAGCGGGTCGGCTTCTTCACCGACACCTCGGTCTGCATCGGCTGCAAGGCCTGCGAGGTGGCCTGCAAGGAGTGGAACCTGGTCCCGGAGGACGGCCTGGACCTGACCGGGATGTCCTACGACAACTCGGCGGGCCTGGGTGCCTCGACGTGGCGGCACGTCGCGTTCGTCGAGCAGACTCGGCCACGATCAGACGCGGTCGACCTCGGGATGCCGTCCGTGCCGCAGGGCGCCCTGGAAACCGACCGCGAGATGCAGTGGCTGATGGCCTCGGACGTGTGCAAGCACTGCACGCACGCGGCGTGCCTCGACGTCTGCCCGACCGGCTCGCTGTTCCGCACCGAGTTCGGCACCGTCGTCGTGCAGGAGGACATCTGCAACGGCTGCGGCTACTGCGTCCCTGCCTGCCCCTACGGCGTGATCGACATCCGGCCAGGGGACGGCAGGGCGTGGAAGTGCACGCTCTGCTACGACCGGCTCGGCGCCGGCATGGAGCCCGCCTGCGCCAAGGCGTGCCCGACCGACTCGATCCAGTTCGGCCCGCTCGACGAGCTACGCGAGCGGGCCGCGGAGCGGGTGGATGTGCTCCACAAGGCCGGCGTCGCCGAGGCGCGCCTCTACGGCCACGACCCGGCCGACGGGGTCGGCGGCGACGGCGCGTTCTTCCTGCTCCTCGACGAACCGGAGGTCTACGGCCTGCCACCGGATCCGGTGGTGACCACGCGCGACCTGCCGGCGATGTGGAAGCGCGCCGCGCTCGCGGCCGCCGGTGCGGTGGCCGCGATCGTCGCGGCGTTCGCCGGGGTGCGGCGATGA